One segment of Variovorax sp. PAMC28562 DNA contains the following:
- a CDS encoding DUF2345 domain-containing protein → MEEPHLVLASAAGIESTSAQSTHIQAGHHIALTSGAHTSGAHTSVSAGQSFFASAKEAVRVFAYNAGMRFIAFGGDIDIKALKDSISIMAQLNLTQTADRITITARKELMLNGAGSYFKLNAGGIEGGTQGSHRVHAAVHSWVGPRNAPTVPLTGSSSLKETKVDRSFVLRSHPEDGRPIAMEPYTLYKDGAEMGKGVTDAQGRVLIANHQPGTAGYKVKLTNGNEFELPVTPRLQGIDQQLSAKGYRAAQGAAADRQKHHLQRQGGPDET, encoded by the coding sequence CTGGAAGAACCCCATCTGGTTCTGGCATCCGCCGCAGGCATCGAAAGCACCAGCGCGCAAAGCACTCACATTCAGGCCGGCCACCACATCGCGCTCACCAGTGGTGCGCACACCAGTGGTGCGCACACCAGCGTTTCGGCCGGGCAATCGTTTTTTGCCAGCGCAAAAGAGGCGGTTCGTGTCTTTGCCTACAACGCCGGCATGCGCTTCATCGCTTTCGGCGGCGACATCGACATCAAGGCCTTGAAGGACAGCATCAGCATCATGGCCCAGCTCAACCTGACCCAGACGGCAGACCGGATCACCATCACAGCGCGCAAGGAGCTGATGCTCAACGGTGCCGGCAGCTATTTCAAGCTCAACGCGGGCGGCATCGAGGGCGGCACGCAGGGATCGCACCGGGTGCATGCGGCAGTACACAGCTGGGTCGGCCCCAGGAACGCGCCCACGGTGCCCCTGACCGGCAGCTCCAGCCTGAAGGAAACCAAAGTCGATCGCAGTTTCGTGCTGCGTTCGCATCCGGAAGACGGACGTCCTATCGCCATGGAGCCTTACACCCTCTACAAAGACGGTGCCGAAATGGGAAAGGGCGTCACAGACGCGCAAGGCCGGGTGCTGATTGCCAACCACCAACCGGGCACGGCTGGCTACAAGGTCAAGCTGACCAATGGCAATGAGTTCGAGTTGCCAGTCACCCCGCGGCTTCAAGGCATCGATCAGCAGCTGAGCGCCAAAGGCTACCGCGCCGCACAAGGCGCTGCCGCTGACCGCCAGAAGCACCACCTGCAGCGCCAGGGTGGTCCCGACGAAACCTGA
- a CDS encoding pentapeptide repeat-containing protein, which yields MSTQLIILKHDQWRKGLGGAPAGVSGESDSNAYAGLDLNLITFSASTFSDSSFSATTFLDASWTGCRFTNSTFSSCDLRRIAINECAFIGCTFINSRLADSNLNNSSFVGCRWNELNFDHAHWSGVKVLSCIGTRFTAQSLTGDQVDFTGSQFQDMELTDAAIN from the coding sequence ATGAGCACTCAACTCATCATCCTCAAGCACGACCAGTGGCGCAAGGGCCTTGGCGGAGCGCCTGCGGGTGTTTCTGGTGAGAGCGACAGCAACGCCTACGCCGGTCTGGACTTGAATCTCATCACCTTTTCTGCCAGCACCTTCAGCGATAGCAGCTTTTCGGCCACGACCTTCCTCGACGCTTCATGGACCGGCTGCCGGTTCACCAACTCCACTTTCTCGTCCTGCGACCTGCGACGCATCGCCATCAATGAGTGCGCCTTCATCGGCTGTACCTTCATCAACAGCCGACTTGCGGACAGCAACTTGAACAACTCCAGCTTCGTGGGGTGCAGGTGGAACGAACTTAACTTCGACCATGCGCACTGGAGCGGCGTCAAGGTCTTGTCATGCATCGGCACCCGGTTCACCGCCCAGAGCCTCACGGGCGATCAAGTCGACTTCACCGGCAGCCAGTTCCAGGATATGGAATTGACAGACGCTGCGATCAACTGA
- a CDS encoding tetratricopeptide repeat protein has protein sequence MNPLPRNMNLKAFDPHRTDFACKHEAEVNPPISPEAEALFQQGMAATSYELIWPQDTRDYAKAAQLWQQATAIGHWKAAMNLAGLYEQGLGVERDTEKAVLLVEGLMKQGVPAAFDKMGTYHQRGVGVKGDTSRAYAFWQLAADMGSAASQGYLGQKTSGTYDNPSQGFWGNRKVALEMLECGAAQGDGKAAFELGVTIDGEDASIGENYASSLKALHNGVKFGSAKSANYLSASFSRAEPLSGNAVDRDRSKRYSLFGDALELNPDLRFPNLDKVLPLPPAALPVWDGKRETLIDAAKGLIPAPVPKPTSGAQRTGRAHIPQAHVLAPPSQPMQPAETAALVPRDGYWLLRLHAVRRDHERVWEQVQVPQRYAQGEAFEPVSRASMGQYATVAARTVWHYVGEAVPVTQHVHPLVIRGIARVTRVPEPRVECRGHRPCPRIGIWFGDLPDNHPLATRYNRWDRQAYLEAGQSFPDPAALQLEVAAGEVRWLWCDNANQARPSGIVDVTLTDLSGAKGPPSL, from the coding sequence ATGAACCCCTTGCCCCGCAACATGAACCTGAAGGCGTTCGACCCGCACCGGACAGACTTCGCATGCAAGCACGAGGCCGAAGTAAATCCGCCAATCTCACCCGAGGCTGAAGCGTTGTTCCAGCAAGGCATGGCGGCCACCAGCTACGAACTGATCTGGCCGCAGGACACGCGTGACTATGCGAAGGCGGCGCAGTTGTGGCAACAGGCCACAGCGATAGGCCACTGGAAGGCGGCGATGAACCTCGCGGGCTTGTACGAACAAGGGCTCGGCGTGGAGCGAGACACGGAGAAGGCGGTGCTGCTTGTCGAAGGCTTGATGAAGCAGGGCGTGCCGGCGGCCTTTGACAAGATGGGCACCTACCACCAGCGGGGCGTCGGGGTGAAGGGCGATACCAGTCGGGCTTACGCCTTCTGGCAACTGGCGGCGGATATGGGGAGTGCAGCGTCGCAGGGCTACTTGGGTCAAAAAACGTCGGGCACCTACGACAACCCATCACAAGGCTTTTGGGGCAATCGCAAAGTGGCGCTCGAGATGCTGGAATGTGGCGCTGCGCAAGGCGATGGCAAGGCCGCTTTTGAATTGGGCGTCACCATCGATGGCGAGGACGCATCGATTGGTGAAAACTACGCTAGTTCGCTGAAAGCCCTGCACAACGGAGTCAAGTTCGGAAGCGCGAAGAGCGCGAACTATCTTTCTGCCTCCTTCAGCCGAGCCGAGCCGCTGTCTGGCAACGCGGTTGATAGGGATCGCTCCAAACGCTACAGCCTTTTCGGAGACGCCCTCGAACTCAACCCCGACCTGCGCTTCCCCAACCTCGACAAGGTCCTCCCGTTGCCACCGGCAGCGCTCCCGGTGTGGGACGGCAAGCGCGAGACGCTGATCGATGCTGCAAAGGGCCTGATCCCTGCACCGGTGCCCAAGCCAACGTCTGGCGCGCAGCGCACCGGCCGCGCTCACATCCCACAGGCGCACGTGCTGGCCCCGCCGTCGCAGCCGATGCAGCCGGCCGAAACCGCGGCACTCGTGCCGCGCGACGGCTACTGGCTGCTCCGGCTCCACGCGGTTCGCCGCGACCATGAACGGGTTTGGGAACAGGTGCAGGTGCCGCAGCGGTATGCGCAGGGTGAAGCCTTCGAACCCGTCAGCCGCGCCAGCATGGGCCAGTACGCCACCGTCGCCGCCCGCACCGTCTGGCACTACGTCGGCGAGGCCGTGCCCGTGACGCAACACGTGCATCCATTGGTGATCCGGGGCATCGCCCGCGTCACCCGCGTCCCTGAGCCGCGTGTCGAATGCCGAGGCCACCGGCCTTGCCCGCGCATTGGCATCTGGTTCGGTGACCTGCCCGACAACCACCCGCTGGCCACGCGCTACAACCGCTGGGACAGACAGGCGTATCTGGAGGCGGGGCAGTCCTTCCCCGACCCGGCGGCGCTGCAATTGGAGGTGGCGGCAGGCGAAGTCCGCTGGCTGTGGTGCGACAACGCCAATCAGGCCCGACCTTCGGGCATCGTGGATGTGACGCTCACCGACCTGAGCGGTGCCAAGGGCCCGCCTTCGTTATGA
- a CDS encoding DUF6396 domain-containing protein, which yields MQNQSSATPAQPRFTKLDAFDPHRPSFECKHEVAVNPPITADAEALFQQGMAATSHDLWPDDRDYKKAAQLWTQAAGQGHWKAQFNLAGLYMQGLGVPQDVDEALDLTEDLMRKGVPAAWDNMGAYYMGGVGPLKQDATVAYAFWQKAADMGSMAAQAYLGEKLRGTYDEPPSFWGNRAMSRKMLECAFAQGSGRGAYILGMDMVGNDASLGESYTRAFSTLHEGVKFGNKDAANTLSVAFRAGEPLVDHRIDTARAERYSILGDALWHNPDLRFPNLDKVLPLPPADLPKWDGNKQTLIDAAKALVPLPAVQPTPGSQRTGRAHIPQGHVLLAQAASVIVEPDTQVPYSGYWQPRLYVLYRAHEQTWERAQVPQRYAKGEVFEVVDRSSMGKYANVAPRTVWHYLGKATPATVGPHPRVTQGIARTTRVPEEVLRCKGMLVCPRTGVWAGQVAKEHPLARLYNRWDRFAYVEQGQSFPNPQDQHIAVAPHEVRWLWLDNANRIKASGLTEVSLSDLHSAQDPFKT from the coding sequence ATGCAAAACCAATCATCCGCAACGCCCGCGCAGCCCCGCTTCACCAAGCTCGATGCATTCGATCCACACCGACCGAGCTTCGAATGCAAGCACGAGGTGGCTGTCAATCCTCCGATCACAGCCGATGCCGAGGCACTGTTCCAGCAAGGCATGGCTGCCACCAGCCATGATCTGTGGCCCGATGACCGCGACTACAAGAAAGCAGCGCAACTCTGGACGCAGGCCGCCGGACAAGGCCACTGGAAGGCGCAGTTCAACCTCGCAGGGCTTTACATGCAAGGGCTTGGCGTGCCGCAGGACGTCGACGAGGCCCTGGACCTCACCGAAGACCTCATGCGCAAGGGCGTGCCCGCGGCGTGGGACAACATGGGGGCGTACTACATGGGCGGCGTCGGCCCACTCAAGCAGGACGCCACCGTCGCTTACGCGTTCTGGCAGAAAGCGGCAGACATGGGAAGCATGGCGGCACAGGCGTATTTAGGCGAAAAGTTGCGCGGCACATACGACGAGCCGCCTTCATTTTGGGGGAATCGGGCCATGTCCCGGAAGATGTTGGAGTGCGCGTTTGCCCAAGGCTCCGGACGAGGCGCATATATATTGGGAATGGATATGGTGGGAAACGATGCGTCGTTAGGGGAAAGTTACACACGTGCCTTCAGCACTCTCCACGAAGGTGTCAAATTCGGCAACAAAGACGCGGCAAATACTCTGTCTGTTGCCTTCCGTGCAGGTGAGCCCCTCGTTGACCATCGCATAGACACGGCGCGTGCCGAGCGCTATTCCATCCTGGGCGATGCCCTCTGGCACAACCCCGATCTGCGTTTCCCCAACCTCGACAAGGTGCTGCCCTTGCCTCCAGCCGACCTGCCCAAATGGGACGGCAACAAGCAGACCCTGATCGACGCCGCCAAGGCCCTCGTGCCATTGCCCGCGGTACAGCCGACGCCCGGCTCGCAGCGCACCGGCCGCGCTCATATCCCGCAGGGTCATGTGTTGCTGGCACAGGCGGCCAGTGTGATCGTCGAACCCGACACCCAAGTGCCCTACAGCGGTTACTGGCAGCCCCGGCTGTACGTGCTCTACCGCGCGCACGAGCAGACATGGGAGCGCGCGCAAGTGCCGCAGCGCTATGCCAAAGGCGAGGTCTTCGAGGTCGTCGACCGCAGCAGCATGGGCAAGTACGCCAATGTGGCTCCCCGCACCGTCTGGCACTACCTGGGCAAAGCGACTCCCGCAACGGTCGGGCCGCATCCCCGCGTGACCCAGGGCATTGCCCGCACCACCCGGGTCCCTGAAGAAGTGCTGCGCTGCAAAGGCATGTTGGTGTGTCCGCGTACCGGCGTGTGGGCCGGACAAGTCGCCAAAGAGCATCCTCTGGCTAGGCTCTACAACCGCTGGGACCGCTTTGCCTATGTCGAGCAAGGCCAGTCGTTTCCTAACCCGCAGGATCAGCACATCGCCGTGGCACCGCATGAGGTGCGCTGGCTGTGGCTGGACAACGCCAACCGGATCAAGGCCTCGGGGCTGACCGAAGTGAGCTTGAGCGATTTGCACAGTGCGCAGGATCCGTTCAAAACGTGA
- a CDS encoding phospholipase D-like domain-containing protein, with protein MPKRYREIYIHSKLMFVDDVYTTLGSANLNARSMVSDSEFNICTDDYDFSRAARLRVWGNIAGDDLDGGNGSPQVTAMTHQDWLRRMKANEDHRTKRRAPESNSFIHPFEDPRGEPLVRLA; from the coding sequence ATGCCCAAGCGGTACCGCGAGATCTACATCCACAGCAAGCTGATGTTCGTGGACGACGTGTACACGACGCTCGGCAGCGCCAACCTCAACGCCAGAAGCATGGTGAGTGACAGCGAGTTCAATATCTGCACCGACGACTACGACTTCAGTCGGGCTGCACGATTAAGGGTGTGGGGAAATATCGCTGGAGACGATCTTGATGGGGGAAATGGGAGTCCGCAAGTAACGGCAATGACGCATCAGGATTGGCTTCGTCGAATGAAAGCCAACGAGGATCACAGAACCAAACGGAGGGCGCCAGAGAGCAACAGTTTCATTCATCCCTTCGAAGACCCACGCGGAGAGCCCCTCGTGAGGCTCGCTTAG
- a CDS encoding type VI secretion system Vgr family protein — protein sequence MSAYSGAPSRTLQVSSPAIPVVLGRPALEPVRLSGHEGLDSLFAYELLLKTPDGLNIEATGAADFDLDSFIGRELTCTLQLDGAGQFIPGATGASSDHLGAGVREVSALITDACLWGEEGRHLQYKLTLRPWLHLATLSTDCKIFQNQSVVQILDALLADYAFPVDKRLIETYPPRDFGTQFNESDFDFFSRLCQEWGISYFFEHSEGKHRLVLVDNLGAYKKNDSAAYQQVDYHPPHWPKTASLDGPATWTTMAWTSCPSGTARSTSTAS from the coding sequence ATGTCCGCATACAGCGGTGCGCCGTCACGCACGCTCCAAGTCAGCAGCCCCGCCATCCCGGTCGTGCTCGGCCGACCCGCCCTGGAGCCGGTCCGCCTCTCAGGCCACGAAGGCCTCGACAGCCTCTTCGCCTACGAGCTCCTCCTCAAGACCCCCGACGGCCTGAACATAGAAGCCACCGGCGCGGCCGACTTCGACCTCGACAGCTTCATCGGGCGAGAGCTCACCTGCACCCTCCAGCTCGACGGCGCCGGCCAGTTCATCCCCGGCGCCACCGGCGCCAGCAGCGACCACCTGGGTGCCGGGGTGCGCGAGGTCAGCGCCCTCATCACCGACGCCTGCCTTTGGGGCGAAGAAGGCCGCCACCTCCAGTACAAGCTGACATTGCGCCCCTGGCTGCACCTGGCAACGCTGTCCACCGACTGCAAGATCTTCCAGAACCAGAGCGTCGTGCAGATCCTGGACGCACTTCTGGCCGACTACGCCTTCCCCGTCGACAAGCGCCTGATCGAGACCTATCCCCCCAGGGACTTCGGCACCCAATTCAACGAGAGCGACTTCGACTTCTTCAGCCGCCTGTGCCAGGAATGGGGCATCAGCTACTTCTTCGAGCACTCCGAAGGCAAGCACCGCCTGGTGCTCGTCGACAACCTGGGGGCCTATAAAAAGAACGACAGTGCCGCCTACCAGCAAGTCGACTACCACCCGCCCCACTGGCCAAAGACAGCAAGCTTGGACGGGCCAGCGACGTGGACGACTATGGCGTGGACATCATGCCCAAGCGGTACCGCGAGATCTACATCCACAGCAAGCTGA
- a CDS encoding acyl-CoA thioesterase, translating to MSESPSANAVATLKSLPLDQELVLKVIPMPADVNANGDIFGGWVMAQCDLAGSVIPARYSKGRMATVAVNEFVFKQPVRLGDILSFYSKLVKIGRTSITVTVEVFAERFTAQGDYLKVTQATFTYVAIDDNGRPRVIERDSSTSQQ from the coding sequence ATGTCCGAATCTCCAAGTGCCAACGCGGTCGCCACCCTGAAGAGCCTGCCGCTCGACCAGGAACTGGTGCTCAAGGTCATCCCGATGCCAGCCGACGTCAACGCCAACGGCGACATCTTCGGCGGCTGGGTCATGGCCCAGTGCGACCTGGCCGGATCGGTGATTCCCGCGCGCTATTCCAAGGGGCGCATGGCCACCGTGGCGGTCAACGAATTCGTCTTCAAGCAGCCCGTGCGGCTCGGCGACATCCTGTCGTTCTATTCGAAGCTGGTGAAGATCGGCCGCACCTCGATCACGGTCACTGTCGAGGTGTTCGCCGAGCGGTTCACCGCGCAGGGCGACTATCTCAAGGTGACGCAGGCCACGTTCACTTATGTGGCAATCGACGACAACGGACGGCCCCGGGTGATCGAGCGGGACTCATCGACCAGCCAGCAATAG
- a CDS encoding ABCB family ABC transporter ATP-binding protein/permease: MRRSGETMPPPSMPVTDASGVVGHPPARSDRSDWATLRRLFPYLWEYKWRVIAALTFMIGAKVANVGVPVLLKNLVDTMTPKPDMAQALLIVPISLLLAYGLLRFSTSLFGELRELVFAKATEGAARRISLEVFRHLHALSLRFHLERQTGGMTRDIERGTRGVHSLISMSLYSIVPTIIELVLVLSILGVKFDSLFVWITGVALLIYISFTVTVTEWRTQFRKQMNELDSVAQSRAVDSLLNYETVKYFNNEEFEARRYDASLDRYRKAAIKSQRTLSMLNTGQQLLIAVSLVLMLWRATSGVVEGRMTLGDLVMVNAFMIQLYIPLNFLGVIYREIKQSLTDLDKMFVLMEKDREIQDSPGSHPLAGRDATVRFEDVSFAYEPERPILKHVTFEIPAGKTVAVVGPSGSGKSTLARLLYRFYDVQQGRISIGGEDIREVTQSSVRQAIGIVPQDTVLFNDSVEYNIAYGRPGSTREEVEAAAKAARIHDFIAATPKGYDTPVGERGLKLSGGEKQRVAIARTLLKNPPIVIFDEATSALDSANERAIQSELKSAAQNKTTLVIAHRLSTVVDAHEILVLESGVIVERGTHADLLERKGKYAQMWTLQKIEAAPVVL; the protein is encoded by the coding sequence ATGCGTCGAAGCGGCGAAACCATGCCCCCCCCTTCCATGCCGGTTACCGATGCCTCCGGCGTGGTCGGGCACCCGCCCGCCCGCAGCGACCGATCCGACTGGGCGACGCTGCGCCGTCTCTTCCCGTACCTGTGGGAATACAAATGGCGGGTGATTGCCGCGCTGACATTCATGATCGGTGCCAAGGTCGCCAACGTCGGCGTACCGGTGCTGCTGAAGAATTTGGTCGACACCATGACGCCCAAGCCCGACATGGCGCAGGCGCTGCTGATCGTGCCGATTTCTCTTTTGCTGGCGTACGGACTGCTGCGCTTTTCGACATCGTTGTTCGGTGAGTTGCGCGAGTTGGTGTTCGCCAAGGCGACGGAAGGTGCAGCGCGTCGCATCTCGCTGGAGGTCTTTCGGCATCTGCATGCGCTGAGCCTGCGCTTTCACCTCGAGCGTCAGACCGGCGGCATGACGCGCGACATCGAGCGCGGCACACGTGGCGTGCACTCGTTGATCTCGATGTCGCTCTACAGCATCGTGCCGACCATCATCGAATTGGTGCTGGTGCTGAGCATCCTGGGCGTCAAGTTCGATTCGCTCTTCGTCTGGATCACCGGCGTCGCGCTTCTCATCTACATCAGCTTCACCGTGACGGTGACCGAGTGGCGCACGCAGTTTCGCAAGCAGATGAACGAGCTGGATTCGGTCGCGCAAAGCCGTGCGGTCGATTCGTTGCTCAACTACGAGACGGTCAAATACTTCAACAACGAGGAGTTCGAGGCCAGGCGTTACGACGCCAGTCTCGACCGCTACCGCAAGGCCGCGATCAAGAGCCAGCGCACGCTGTCGATGCTCAACACCGGCCAGCAACTGCTGATCGCGGTGAGCCTGGTGCTGATGCTGTGGCGTGCGACGTCGGGCGTGGTCGAAGGGCGCATGACGCTGGGCGACCTGGTGATGGTCAACGCCTTCATGATCCAGCTCTACATTCCGCTCAACTTTCTGGGCGTGATCTACCGCGAGATCAAGCAGAGCCTGACCGACCTCGACAAGATGTTCGTGCTGATGGAGAAAGACCGCGAGATCCAGGACTCTCCGGGTTCGCACCCGTTGGCAGGGCGCGACGCGACCGTCCGTTTCGAAGACGTCAGCTTTGCCTACGAGCCGGAGCGGCCCATCTTGAAGCACGTCACCTTCGAGATCCCTGCCGGCAAGACGGTCGCCGTCGTCGGCCCTTCGGGCTCGGGCAAGTCGACCTTGGCGCGGCTGCTCTATCGCTTCTATGACGTGCAGCAAGGGCGCATCAGCATCGGCGGCGAAGACATTCGCGAGGTCACGCAATCGAGCGTGCGGCAGGCCATCGGTATCGTGCCGCAAGACACGGTGCTCTTCAATGACAGCGTCGAATACAACATTGCCTACGGTCGACCGGGCTCGACGCGCGAGGAGGTCGAGGCCGCAGCCAAGGCCGCGCGCATTCACGACTTCATCGCGGCCACGCCGAAGGGCTACGACACGCCGGTGGGCGAGCGCGGGCTCAAGTTGTCGGGCGGTGAAAAGCAGCGCGTGGCCATCGCGCGCACGCTGCTCAAGAACCCGCCGATCGTGATCTTCGACGAGGCCACCTCGGCGCTCGATTCGGCCAACGAGCGCGCGATCCAGAGCGAATTGAAGAGCGCTGCGCAGAACAAGACCACGCTGGTCATCGCGCATCGCTTGTCGACGGTGGTCGATGCGCACGAGATCCTCGTGCTCGAAAGCGGTGTCATCGTCGAACGCGGCACGCACGCCGACCTGCTGGAGCGCAAAGGCAAGTACGCCCAGATGTGGACCTTGCAAAAGATCGAAGCGGCACCGGTGGTGCTTTGA